One Danio aesculapii chromosome 11, fDanAes4.1, whole genome shotgun sequence genomic region harbors:
- the si:ch1073-456m8.1 gene encoding leucine-rich repeat flightless-interacting protein 2, translating to MQTGQLEKSGSLRKRTLSRGMSEDESLRHIIREAEESGRHLSRSDSRYGSLKRGQTCESLSEDDVLSETIELEELRALALQQEALLFQVDCLQDALEGTEEMLAEAQRETQRSTAELERERAVRRRLELELISLQQELERLREERSAEQLQKPSSPVWLQAAPEGSSVDRDEPLNSSRSVLDGDPDNEESSGYEDAPSEFTATPDRDPLDTEEDPENNPSSGPNPGDSCALC from the exons ATGCAGACCGGGCAGCTAGAGAAAAGCGGCTCGCTGAGGAAACGCACTCTGTCCCGGGGAATGAGCGAGGATGAGTCCCTCCGACACATCATCAGAGAG gcagAAGAGTCAGGCAGACACCTGTCCCGCAGCGACAGCAGATACGGCTCTCTAAAACGAGGACAAACCTGCGAGAGCCTG agtgaAGACGACGTGCTTTCTGAAACCATAGAGCTG gaggagCTGCGGGCTCTGGCACTGCAGCAGGAGGCTCTGCTCTTCCAGGTCGACTGTCTTCAAGATGCTCTGGAGGGAACCGAGGAGATGCTGGCGGAGGCGCAGAGAGAGACACAGCGCAGCACCGCG gagctgGAGCGTGAGAGAGCTGTGCGGCGGAGGCTGGAGCTGGAGCTGATCTCATTACAGCAGGAGCTGGAGAGGCTGCGAGAg GAGCGCAGCGCTGAGCAGCTCCAGAAACCCTCGAGCCCAGTGTGGCTCCAGGCAGCTCCGGAGGGCTCATCAGTGGACCGGGACGAGCCTCTGAACAGCAGCCGCTCGGTGCTGGACGGAGATCCTGATAATGAGGAGAGCAGCGGGTACGAGGACGCACCGTCAGAGTTTACTGCCACTCCAGACAGAGACCCGCTGGACACTGAAGAAGACCCGGAGAATAACCCGAGCAGCGGCCCCAATCCCGGAGACTCCTGCGCTCTCTGCTGA